From a single Pseudomonas serboccidentalis genomic region:
- a CDS encoding autoinducer binding domain-containing protein codes for MTDWREHYLSLFMNVTSKEGLLTLLDSVVRSFEFDQYSLGIRFPLPISSPKFHLSSNYSPQWEDTYKSKNYFSVDPTVKHGLTQNQPLCWSAETFDDNPHFWEDARHYQLSHGWCTPSRAKHDTIGMLSLVRSTMPVSLLELNEKEAKLTWITHLAHSTMLNFIANEYIPEVGASLTAREVETLKWSATGKTYCETGLILSIDERTVKFHLVNAMRKLHSSNKVEAAMKAYALGMLH; via the coding sequence ATGACTGATTGGCGCGAGCACTATTTATCTCTGTTCATGAACGTTACATCCAAGGAAGGATTGCTCACGCTGCTTGATTCCGTTGTTCGCTCTTTCGAGTTTGATCAATATTCCCTTGGCATACGTTTCCCCCTACCCATTTCCAGCCCGAAATTTCACTTATCCTCGAACTATTCTCCCCAGTGGGAAGACACCTACAAGAGCAAAAACTATTTCAGTGTAGACCCCACCGTCAAGCATGGCCTGACCCAGAATCAACCCTTGTGCTGGTCGGCTGAGACTTTTGATGACAACCCACATTTCTGGGAAGACGCCAGGCACTATCAACTTTCCCATGGCTGGTGTACGCCTTCGCGCGCCAAACATGACACCATCGGCATGCTCTCGCTGGTCAGATCCACTATGCCTGTATCGCTGCTGGAGCTGAACGAAAAAGAAGCCAAGCTCACGTGGATTACGCATCTGGCACATTCCACCATGCTCAACTTCATCGCGAATGAATACATTCCGGAAGTAGGTGCGTCATTGACAGCCAGGGAGGTGGAAACATTGAAATGGTCGGCGACGGGCAAAACCTACTGCGAGACCGGACTGATATTGTCCATAGACGAACGGACCGTGAAATTTCATCTGGTCAACGCCATGCGCAAGCTTCATTCCAGCAATAAAGTGGAGGCCGCCATGAAAGCTTATGCATTGGGAATGCTTCATTGA
- a CDS encoding DUF4902 domain-containing protein — MLSLAPDQLIRLSYAELSSVVFQPSLAWVDTCLTAELKEIGLQVACAGYSEWESHGFAPKLSIGWAWFKASFSGKVLIAPGGISCNIMLRSSRGYDLGANTTQELILLWLSGQPLERTLPESLTREYNG; from the coding sequence ATGCTGTCGTTAGCGCCCGATCAATTGATACGTCTGTCCTATGCCGAATTGAGTAGTGTGGTTTTTCAGCCCTCGCTTGCCTGGGTCGACACCTGTTTGACCGCCGAGCTAAAAGAGATCGGACTGCAAGTGGCGTGTGCCGGTTACAGTGAATGGGAGTCTCACGGTTTTGCACCAAAACTGAGCATTGGTTGGGCTTGGTTTAAAGCCAGTTTTTCCGGGAAAGTTCTTATAGCACCGGGCGGGATTAGCTGCAACATTATGTTACGTTCATCGCGGGGTTACGATCTCGGTGCGAACACCACCCAAGAGTTGATTCTTCTGTGGTTATCTGGTCAACCTCTGGAGCGAACTTTGCCCGAGAGTTTGACGCGTGAATACAATGGTTAA
- a CDS encoding acyl-homoserine-lactone synthase, whose protein sequence is MLNIINGKTQQLTPELISGLGLFRYKIFVEKMAWPLQCEPGLEYDEFDRDDTHYVIAQDGNGHVCGCARLLSTMNDYLLEQIFPELMGDIPLPKSPDIWELSRFAFESENSSSGHWLDTCRLMKQIVALANRNNVKRLIAFSALGNERLLRRMGVDVHRVSSAQLIDGKPVLAFWVEINDKTINALSVY, encoded by the coding sequence ATGTTAAATATAATAAATGGCAAAACTCAGCAACTTACTCCTGAGCTTATCTCTGGGCTCGGTCTCTTCCGCTATAAAATATTTGTCGAAAAAATGGCCTGGCCTCTGCAATGCGAACCAGGCCTTGAATATGACGAATTTGATCGCGATGACACTCACTATGTAATTGCGCAGGACGGCAACGGGCATGTCTGTGGTTGCGCAAGATTGTTATCGACCATGAACGATTATTTGCTTGAGCAGATTTTTCCAGAGTTGATGGGCGATATCCCACTCCCCAAATCACCCGACATCTGGGAACTTTCTCGTTTTGCCTTTGAGTCCGAAAACTCAAGTTCGGGTCATTGGCTGGATACATGCCGGCTGATGAAGCAGATTGTCGCGCTCGCCAATAGAAATAACGTTAAACGTCTGATCGCCTTTTCCGCGCTGGGTAACGAACGCTTACTCCGGCGGATGGGGGTGGATGTTCATCGCGTATCTTCTGCGCAACTGATCGACGGCAAACCAGTGCTGGCCTTCTGGGTCGAAATTAACGACAAAACGATCAATGCCTTGTCAGTTTATTAA
- a CDS encoding sterol desaturase family protein: MIVYLIGVALAVLVLEQIIPGWKLPKVSTWFFRSMTLNIVQIAVALLAGVSWNKWMQGHSLFHLSESYSPLLAGFIAYVINTFVTYWWHRWRHANNFLWRLFHQMHHAPQRIEVFTSFYKHPTEMVFNSMLGSAVAYVLLGISVEAGAFYVMFAALGEMFYHSNLRTPHWLGYFFQRPEMHHVHHQRDRHECNYSDFPIWDMMFGTFENPKENLHPQGFSDNKENRFIDILLFKDVHEAPASMSESVPQLTESVVKRG, translated from the coding sequence ATGATTGTTTATCTGATAGGTGTTGCGTTGGCGGTGCTTGTGCTAGAGCAAATTATTCCAGGGTGGAAGTTGCCGAAAGTCAGTACCTGGTTCTTTCGATCCATGACGCTCAACATTGTGCAGATCGCCGTTGCGTTACTTGCGGGTGTGTCGTGGAACAAATGGATGCAGGGCCATAGCCTGTTTCATCTGTCTGAAAGCTACAGTCCGTTGCTGGCAGGTTTCATTGCCTACGTCATCAATACATTCGTGACGTATTGGTGGCACCGCTGGCGTCATGCGAACAATTTCCTCTGGCGCCTGTTCCACCAAATGCATCACGCCCCGCAACGCATTGAAGTGTTTACCTCGTTTTATAAACATCCCACCGAAATGGTATTCAACTCGATGCTGGGCAGCGCTGTGGCCTACGTGTTACTGGGTATCAGCGTGGAAGCCGGTGCGTTCTATGTGATGTTTGCTGCGTTGGGTGAAATGTTCTATCACTCCAACCTTCGGACACCGCATTGGCTGGGGTACTTTTTCCAAAGACCGGAGATGCATCACGTTCATCACCAGCGTGATCGCCATGAGTGCAACTACAGTGACTTTCCAATCTGGGACATGATGTTCGGGACTTTTGAAAATCCCAAGGAAAATCTCCATCCTCAAGGATTTTCCGATAACAAGGAAAACCGGTTTATCGATATTTTGCTGTTCAAGGACGTCCACGAAGCACCTGCGAGTATGAGTGAGTCTGTTCCTCAATTGACCGAGTCCGTTGTAAAGCGTGGGTGA
- a CDS encoding 2OG-Fe(II) oxygenase, with translation MNIVEVAKRELAQKGSFYSPVSEFVYSQHDWDDINEILASKALPWEQVFIGDADELNDLTVARFMTDIERPKRVNQPLADQMISVVCNQKLMQFVSGLLDGEEFYIRRMQVNKMKDGSFIGKHLDVDSNPDYLYSIVLQLGKGFSGGEFLIFNEQGEQVNTIHPALQSIVITDCTFPHQVESVTEGERISLVFFVSKYAEKNRRVA, from the coding sequence ATGAATATTGTTGAAGTTGCAAAGCGGGAATTGGCGCAGAAAGGTTCGTTTTATTCGCCTGTCAGTGAGTTTGTTTACAGTCAGCACGACTGGGATGACATCAATGAAATTCTCGCCAGCAAGGCACTGCCGTGGGAGCAGGTGTTCATCGGTGATGCCGACGAACTCAACGACCTGACGGTCGCTCGATTCATGACGGACATTGAGCGACCCAAACGTGTCAACCAGCCGCTCGCCGATCAAATGATCTCGGTGGTGTGCAACCAGAAGCTGATGCAGTTTGTTTCGGGCCTGCTCGACGGTGAAGAGTTTTATATCCGGCGGATGCAAGTCAACAAAATGAAAGATGGTTCTTTCATTGGCAAACATCTCGATGTCGACAGTAATCCCGATTATTTGTACTCGATCGTTTTGCAACTCGGTAAGGGGTTTTCCGGTGGTGAGTTCCTGATCTTTAACGAGCAGGGTGAGCAGGTCAATACGATTCACCCCGCGCTGCAATCGATCGTCATCACTGACTGCACATTCCCGCATCAGGTGGAATCGGTGACTGAAGGCGAGCGCATATCGCTGGTATTTTTTGTCAGCAAGTACGCAGAAAAGAATCGCCGGGTTGCGTGA
- a CDS encoding penicillin acylase family protein, translating into MKTMSKTLLFGTLGVFGIGLVGVMYVLHNITLSNVFATGILKVSQGLSEKGTIAWDANAVPHIKAANDRDAYFLLGYSHARDRLWQMQFSKNYANGTLSETFGSKTLEMDKFSRTLGFRKTADSIYQQLNPDTRDVLQSYSDGVNYFIDKFSDRLPVEFALTRSAPPNHWQPSDSVALHLLFSWTLSSNLGMQLQRLSLSKDLTVAQINEVFAPYPGSAAVKTRDYAALYRTLDVTDTGMALLDKLPPSNVEGVGSNNWVISGEHTASGKPILANDPHLRLTNPALFYLASIETAKSSLVGATYAGAPLFVIGHNKKIAWGYTNTGSSVQDAYLEKVNPGDASLYLGSDSTWQPFQIAEETINVKGEDPVRLAVRATRHGPVISDIYPAAQQALNGKKSVVIALAWTGLDTRDKTFDSILGINRAENWQQFLSASADFGLPPQNMVYGDTAGNIGYVSAGRVPVKAQDNDLLGQGPAPGWEGKYDWTGYVPESAKPKQFNPPIGYIATANNRIVPDNYAFNFGHDWVLPYRYDRIMQLLKAHAPHTLQTSADIQLDRYSTSMSDLLPKMMAPLENHPAVSNELSILKAWRFDSDPDSAAPLIAAYWVKNLTQALLEPKIGKELLAAGWNQRNYDAFLNLLLSKQADQAFWCGAADCQRLLEESLVASLRQIKEKYGDQVSGWHWGQAHQAVSEHVPLHKSPAAWFFDNHNAVGGDNFTVNVGRYNYSDPVNPFNTNIAATFRMVADLSDLDNSSYILSSSNTGIKFNGYVDMNRLWARGDYVKIPVARQMSESHALRFYPDNKF; encoded by the coding sequence ATGAAAACGATGAGTAAAACGTTACTGTTCGGTACGCTGGGTGTATTCGGTATCGGGCTGGTCGGGGTGATGTATGTGTTGCATAACATCACCCTGTCCAATGTGTTTGCGACGGGCATCCTTAAAGTCAGCCAGGGACTGTCTGAAAAAGGCACCATTGCCTGGGATGCCAACGCCGTTCCGCACATCAAGGCGGCAAATGACCGGGATGCGTATTTTTTGCTGGGCTATAGCCACGCCAGGGATCGGTTGTGGCAGATGCAATTCAGTAAAAACTACGCCAATGGCACACTATCGGAAACCTTCGGTTCGAAGACCCTGGAGATGGATAAGTTCTCCAGAACCCTGGGCTTCAGAAAGACTGCGGATTCGATCTATCAACAGTTGAATCCGGATACACGGGATGTGCTGCAGAGCTACAGCGACGGGGTGAATTACTTCATCGATAAATTCTCTGACCGGCTCCCGGTGGAATTCGCCCTGACCCGTTCTGCGCCGCCGAATCACTGGCAACCTTCTGACTCGGTTGCGCTGCACTTATTGTTTTCATGGACGTTGAGTTCAAACTTGGGCATGCAGTTGCAGCGCCTGTCATTGTCGAAAGATCTGACGGTCGCGCAAATCAATGAAGTGTTCGCTCCTTATCCGGGAAGTGCCGCGGTGAAAACCCGGGATTATGCGGCGCTTTACAGAACGCTTGATGTCACCGATACCGGGATGGCGCTGCTGGACAAGTTACCGCCTTCGAATGTCGAGGGCGTGGGTTCCAACAACTGGGTCATCAGCGGTGAGCATACGGCGTCAGGCAAACCGATACTGGCGAACGACCCGCACCTGCGCTTGACCAATCCTGCGTTGTTTTACCTGGCATCCATCGAAACGGCCAAGTCTTCGTTGGTGGGTGCCACGTATGCCGGGGCGCCGCTGTTTGTGATCGGGCACAACAAGAAAATCGCTTGGGGCTATACCAACACAGGTTCGTCTGTTCAGGACGCCTACCTGGAGAAGGTAAACCCTGGCGATGCCAGTCTGTATCTCGGCTCTGACTCGACCTGGCAGCCATTTCAAATCGCGGAGGAGACGATTAATGTCAAAGGCGAGGATCCGGTCAGGCTTGCTGTTCGCGCCACCCGACACGGTCCGGTCATCAGTGACATCTACCCGGCCGCGCAACAGGCACTCAACGGTAAGAAATCAGTGGTCATTGCGCTGGCCTGGACAGGGCTGGACACCCGCGACAAAACTTTCGACAGCATTCTGGGGATCAACCGTGCCGAAAACTGGCAGCAGTTTTTAAGCGCTTCTGCCGATTTTGGCTTGCCTCCGCAGAACATGGTCTACGGCGATACCGCCGGCAATATTGGTTATGTTTCGGCCGGTCGGGTGCCCGTGAAGGCACAGGACAATGACCTTTTGGGGCAAGGCCCCGCGCCAGGCTGGGAGGGCAAGTACGACTGGACAGGCTATGTTCCAGAATCGGCAAAGCCAAAGCAGTTCAATCCGCCGATCGGCTACATTGCAACGGCCAATAACCGTATTGTCCCGGATAATTACGCATTCAATTTCGGTCACGATTGGGTGCTGCCTTATCGCTATGATCGAATCATGCAATTGTTGAAGGCGCACGCGCCGCACACGTTGCAAACGTCTGCCGATATTCAGCTGGATCGTTACTCGACTTCAATGTCCGATCTCCTGCCGAAAATGATGGCGCCGCTCGAAAACCATCCGGCGGTCAGCAATGAACTGAGTATTCTCAAGGCGTGGCGGTTTGATTCCGATCCCGACTCAGCAGCGCCATTGATTGCAGCGTATTGGGTGAAGAACCTCACGCAGGCGTTGCTGGAGCCGAAAATTGGCAAGGAACTGTTGGCCGCTGGCTGGAACCAGCGTAACTATGATGCGTTTCTCAATTTGCTGTTGAGCAAACAAGCGGATCAGGCTTTCTGGTGTGGCGCCGCGGATTGCCAGCGCCTGCTGGAGGAGTCCCTGGTCGCCTCGTTGCGTCAGATCAAGGAAAAATATGGCGACCAAGTCAGCGGCTGGCATTGGGGGCAAGCGCATCAGGCGGTATCCGAGCACGTCCCTCTGCACAAGAGCCCCGCAGCATGGTTTTTCGATAATCATAATGCCGTGGGCGGTGACAATTTCACGGTCAATGTCGGTCGCTACAACTACAGCGACCCGGTGAATCCGTTCAATACAAACATTGCCGCGACATTCAGGATGGTCGCCGATCTTTCTGATCTTGATAACTCAAGTTACATCCTCTCGTCCTCTAATACCGGTATCAAGTTCAACGGTTATGTCGATATGAACAGGCTCTGGGCGCGGGGTGACTATGTGAAGATTCCGGTCGCCCGGCAGATGTCTGAAAGTCATGCGCTCAGGTTTTATCCAGATAACAAATTCTAA
- a CDS encoding DUF1428 domain-containing protein, giving the protein MAYIDIFVAPVPNANRDQYKKHCEIAARLFKEYGAKEVVQCWGDDVPEGKVTSFPMAVKLKDGETVSSGWLIWPDKATRDAGMAKMMEDPRMQPDVNPMGFDGQRMIFGGFKSILES; this is encoded by the coding sequence ATGGCTTACATCGATATTTTTGTAGCACCTGTGCCCAATGCCAATCGCGACCAGTACAAAAAACACTGTGAGATCGCCGCCAGGCTGTTCAAGGAATACGGCGCAAAGGAAGTGGTTCAGTGCTGGGGCGATGACGTGCCGGAGGGCAAAGTCACGTCATTCCCGATGGCGGTAAAACTCAAGGACGGCGAGACGGTTTCGTCCGGCTGGCTGATCTGGCCAGACAAAGCCACCCGCGATGCCGGCATGGCCAAAATGATGGAAGACCCGCGCATGCAACCGGACGTCAACCCGATGGGATTTGATGGTCAGCGCATGATCTTTGGTGGCTTCAAAAGTATTCTTGAGTCCTGA
- the thpR gene encoding RNA 2',3'-cyclic phosphodiesterase, producing MTDDARRDEPFKRLFFALDCPPPQRKAIAQWRGDLGLRTGKPVPADNFHLTLLFLGAVPLAQINEVCEAAGKVRTPGETLRIALDRLQVWHRAGILSLAPEQAPPALLHLVYALEQAMLPFGFEESPREFRPHLTLARDYRAAEPESATPPEFFLRAERFALFESHKGRYRVLQDWPLS from the coding sequence ATGACCGATGACGCGCGCAGGGATGAACCGTTCAAGCGACTGTTTTTTGCCCTCGACTGCCCGCCACCACAGCGCAAGGCCATTGCTCAGTGGCGCGGCGACCTGGGGTTGCGCACCGGCAAACCGGTGCCGGCGGATAACTTTCACCTGACGCTGCTGTTCCTCGGTGCCGTGCCGCTGGCGCAGATCAATGAAGTCTGCGAGGCCGCCGGCAAAGTACGCACGCCGGGTGAAACGCTGAGGATTGCGTTGGATCGCTTGCAGGTCTGGCATCGCGCCGGGATCCTGTCTTTGGCGCCCGAGCAGGCTCCGCCGGCCTTGTTGCACCTGGTGTATGCGCTGGAGCAGGCGATGCTGCCGTTTGGTTTTGAAGAGTCGCCGCGCGAGTTTCGCCCGCACCTGACCCTGGCCCGGGACTACCGTGCCGCGGAGCCGGAATCCGCCACGCCGCCGGAGTTTTTCCTGCGGGCCGAGCGCTTCGCCTTGTTCGAATCGCATAAGGGCCGCTATCGAGTCCTGCAGGATTGGCCACTGAGTTGA
- a CDS encoding polyamine ABC transporter substrate-binding protein, translating to MKMFGRTLLTLSLMGAIATGVQANDKVLRVYNWSDYIAPDTVKKFEDETGIQVTYDVFDSNETLEARLLAGKSGYDIVVPSNSFLAKQIKAGVYQPLDKSKLSNWKNLNPVLLKNASASDPDNAHAFPYMWGSIGIGYNPAKVKEVLGANAPTNSWDLLFKPENAEKLKACGISFLDSPTEMIPAALHYLGYPVNDKDKAHILEAEALFMKIRPYVAYFHSSKYISDLANGNICVAVGYSGDVLQAKARAVEAGNQVQIDYSIPKEGAGSFYDMVAIPRDAANVDNAYLFMNFLMRPDIIAEITNSNGYSNANSAATPLVDEAIRNDPGSYPSQAVMATLYAVPDQPIATQRIMTRGWTRVKLGK from the coding sequence ATGAAAATGTTTGGCAGGACTCTGCTGACACTGTCCTTAATGGGCGCAATCGCCACGGGCGTCCAAGCCAACGACAAGGTGCTGCGTGTTTACAACTGGTCCGATTACATCGCGCCGGACACCGTCAAGAAGTTCGAAGACGAGACCGGCATCCAGGTGACCTACGACGTCTTCGACAGCAACGAAACCCTTGAGGCGCGTTTGCTGGCGGGCAAATCCGGGTATGACATTGTCGTGCCGTCCAACAGCTTCCTGGCCAAACAGATCAAGGCCGGGGTCTATCAGCCGCTGGACAAATCGAAGCTGTCGAACTGGAAGAATCTCAACCCGGTGCTGTTGAAAAACGCCTCCGCCAGTGACCCGGACAACGCTCACGCGTTCCCGTACATGTGGGGCTCGATCGGCATCGGCTATAACCCGGCCAAGGTCAAGGAAGTGCTCGGCGCCAATGCCCCGACCAACTCCTGGGACTTGCTGTTCAAACCGGAAAACGCAGAAAAACTGAAAGCCTGCGGCATCAGCTTCCTCGACTCGCCGACCGAAATGATCCCGGCCGCCCTGCACTACCTGGGCTATCCGGTGAACGACAAGGACAAGGCGCACATCCTCGAAGCTGAAGCACTGTTCATGAAGATCCGTCCGTACGTGGCGTACTTCCATTCCTCGAAGTACATCTCGGACCTGGCCAACGGCAACATCTGCGTGGCGGTCGGTTACTCCGGCGACGTGCTGCAGGCCAAGGCCCGCGCCGTGGAGGCCGGCAACCAGGTGCAGATCGACTACAGCATTCCGAAGGAAGGCGCCGGCAGTTTCTACGACATGGTCGCCATCCCGCGCGATGCCGCCAACGTCGACAACGCCTACCTGTTCATGAACTTCCTGATGCGTCCGGACATCATTGCCGAGATCACCAACAGCAACGGCTACAGCAACGCCAACTCGGCCGCGACGCCGCTGGTGGACGAAGCGATCCGCAACGACCCGGGGTCGTACCCGTCGCAAGCGGTGATGGCGACGTTGTACGCGGTGCCGGATCAGCCGATTGCCACGCAGCGGATCATGACCCGGGGCTGGACACGGGTGAAGCTCGGTAAATAA
- a CDS encoding ABC transporter permease subunit gives MKRFGFSKFMLIFGLMFIYLPMLILVIYSFNASKLVTVWGGWSVKWYVGLLDNTQLMGSVVRSLEIACYTAIAAVALGTLAAFVLTRVTRFKGRTLFGGLVTAPLVMPEVITGLSLLLLFVAMAQLIGWPQERGIVTIWIAHTTFCAAYVAVVVSARLRELDLSIEEAAMDLGAKPFKVFFLITIPMIAPSLAAGGMMSFALSLDDLVLASFVSGPGSTTLPMEVFSAVRLGVKPEINAVASLILLAVSLVTFLVWYFGRKAEANRKRAIQEAMDQTANESWQQPQRAATA, from the coding sequence ATGAAACGCTTCGGTTTTTCCAAGTTCATGTTGATCTTCGGCCTGATGTTCATTTATCTGCCGATGCTGATCCTGGTGATCTACTCGTTCAACGCCTCGAAACTGGTGACGGTGTGGGGCGGCTGGTCGGTGAAGTGGTACGTCGGCCTGCTCGACAACACGCAACTGATGGGCTCGGTGGTGCGCTCGCTGGAAATCGCCTGCTACACCGCGATTGCCGCCGTTGCGCTGGGCACCCTCGCCGCGTTCGTGCTGACCCGCGTCACGCGCTTCAAGGGTCGTACGCTGTTCGGCGGTCTGGTCACCGCGCCGCTGGTGATGCCGGAAGTGATCACCGGTCTGTCGCTGTTGCTGTTGTTCGTGGCAATGGCGCAGCTGATCGGCTGGCCGCAGGAACGTGGCATCGTCACCATCTGGATCGCCCACACCACGTTTTGTGCCGCTTATGTGGCGGTGGTAGTCTCCGCCCGCCTGCGTGAACTGGACCTGTCGATCGAAGAAGCCGCGATGGATCTGGGGGCCAAGCCGTTCAAGGTGTTTTTCCTGATCACCATTCCAATGATCGCGCCGTCGCTGGCAGCGGGCGGCATGATGTCGTTCGCCCTGTCGCTGGACGATCTGGTGCTGGCGAGTTTCGTTTCCGGCCCGGGTTCGACGACGCTGCCGATGGAAGTGTTCTCGGCGGTACGTCTGGGCGTGAAGCCTGAGATCAACGCCGTGGCGAGCCTGATTCTGCTGGCGGTGTCGCTGGTGACCTTCCTGGTCTGGTACTTCGGCCGCAAGGCAGAAGCCAACCGCAAGCGTGCGATTCAGGAAGCAATGGATCAGACGGCGAATGAATCGTGGCAGCAGCCGCAACGCGCCGCCACGGCCTGA
- a CDS encoding ABC transporter permease subunit, with the protein MPSGRKFVIGIPFIWLFLFFMLPFFLVMKISFSEAALSIPPYSEIYTYAEQKFQLMLNIGNYTMLGEDELYLSAYLGSLKVAALSTMMCLVIGFPMAYAITKASKEAQNVLLLLIMMPTWTAILIRVYAWMGILSNNGLLNAFLMWTGLTDHPIEILNTNTAVYIGVVYAYLPFMVLPLYANLVKHDGSLLEAASDLGSSNFNNFWKITVPLAKNGIIAGCMLVFIPVVGEFVIPELLGGPETLMIGRVLWQEFFNNRDWPVASALAVVMLLILIVPILLFNRSQAKEMEARG; encoded by the coding sequence GTGCCCAGCGGGCGAAAATTCGTCATCGGCATCCCCTTCATCTGGCTGTTCCTGTTCTTCATGCTGCCGTTCTTTCTGGTGATGAAGATCAGCTTCTCGGAAGCCGCGCTGTCGATCCCGCCGTACTCGGAGATCTACACCTACGCCGAACAGAAATTCCAGCTGATGCTGAACATCGGCAACTACACCATGCTCGGCGAAGACGAGTTGTACCTGTCGGCCTACCTCGGTTCGCTGAAGGTCGCGGCGCTGAGCACGATGATGTGCCTGGTGATCGGTTTCCCGATGGCGTATGCGATTACCAAAGCGAGCAAGGAAGCGCAAAACGTCCTGCTGCTGTTGATCATGATGCCGACCTGGACCGCGATCCTGATCCGCGTTTACGCGTGGATGGGCATCCTCAGCAACAACGGTCTGCTCAACGCGTTTCTGATGTGGACGGGGCTGACCGATCACCCGATCGAGATCCTCAACACCAACACCGCGGTCTATATAGGTGTCGTGTATGCCTATCTGCCGTTCATGGTGTTGCCGCTGTACGCCAACCTCGTCAAACACGATGGCAGCCTGCTGGAAGCCGCGTCGGACCTGGGTTCGAGCAACTTCAACAACTTCTGGAAAATCACCGTGCCGCTGGCCAAGAACGGCATCATCGCAGGCTGCATGCTGGTGTTCATTCCGGTGGTCGGTGAGTTCGTGATTCCGGAACTGCTGGGTGGCCCGGAGACGCTGATGATCGGTCGCGTGCTGTGGCAAGAGTTCTTCAATAACCGCGACTGGCCGGTGGCGTCTGCGCTGGCGGTGGTGATGCTGTTGATCCTGATTGTGCCGATTCTGCTGTTCAACCGCAGCCAGGCCAAAGAGATGGAGGCACGGGGATGA
- the potA gene encoding polyamine ABC transporter ATP-binding protein, with translation MANASSTYRKALEGHQQPKKVLVKVDRVTKKFDETTAVDDVSLEIHQGEIFALLGGSGSGKSTLLRMLAGFERPTEGRILLDGVDITDMPPYERPINMMFQSYALFPHMTVAQNIAFGLKQDRLPASEIDARVEEMLRLVHMTQYARRKPHQLSGGQRQRVALARSLAKRPKLLLLDEPMGALDKKLRSQMQLELVQIIERVGVTCVMVTHDQEEAMTMAERIAIMHLGWIAQIGSPVDIYEAPVSRMVCEFIGNVNAFDGTVVEDLEGHAIIHSPDLQQKIYVGHGVSTSVQDKSITYAIRPEKMLVSTIKPETRYNWSEGKVHDIAYLGGHSVFYVELPGGKIVQSFMANAERRGARPTWDDNVYVWWEDDSGVVLRS, from the coding sequence ATGGCAAACGCCTCCAGCACTTACAGGAAGGCACTAGAAGGCCACCAGCAACCGAAAAAGGTTCTGGTGAAAGTCGACCGTGTCACCAAGAAGTTCGACGAAACCACCGCTGTGGACGATGTGTCCCTGGAGATCCATCAGGGCGAAATCTTCGCGCTGCTGGGCGGCTCCGGCTCGGGCAAATCGACCCTGCTGCGCATGCTCGCCGGTTTCGAGCGCCCGACTGAAGGGCGGATTCTGCTCGACGGTGTGGACATCACCGACATGCCGCCGTACGAGCGGCCGATCAACATGATGTTCCAGTCCTACGCGCTGTTCCCGCACATGACGGTGGCGCAGAACATTGCCTTCGGCTTGAAGCAGGATCGTTTGCCGGCCAGCGAAATCGACGCCCGCGTCGAAGAGATGCTGCGCCTGGTGCACATGACCCAATACGCCAGACGCAAACCCCATCAGTTGTCCGGCGGCCAGCGTCAGCGCGTGGCCCTCGCCCGCTCCCTGGCGAAACGTCCGAAACTGTTGCTGCTCGACGAGCCGATGGGTGCGCTGGATAAAAAGCTGCGTTCGCAAATGCAGCTCGAGCTGGTGCAAATCATCGAGCGCGTCGGTGTGACCTGCGTGATGGTGACCCACGACCAGGAAGAGGCCATGACCATGGCCGAGCGCATCGCGATCATGCACCTGGGCTGGATCGCCCAGATCGGCAGCCCGGTCGACATCTATGAAGCGCCGGTCAGCCGTATGGTCTGCGAATTCATCGGCAACGTGAACGCCTTCGACGGCACCGTGGTGGAAGACCTTGAAGGTCACGCGATCATCCACAGCCCGGACTTGCAGCAGAAGATCTACGTCGGCCACGGCGTCAGCACCTCGGTGCAGGACAAATCGATCACCTACGCGATCCGCCCGGAAAAAATGCTCGTCAGCACGATCAAGCCAGAGACCCGCTACAACTGGTCCGAAGGCAAGGTGCATGACATCGCCTACCTCGGCGGCCACTCGGTGTTCTACGTCGAATTGCCCGGCGGCAAGATCGTCCAGTCGTTCATGGCCAACGCCGAACGCCGTGGCGCGCGTCCGACCTGGGACGACAACGTCTACGTGTGGTGGGAAGACGACAGCGGCGTGGTACTGCGCTCATGA